Proteins co-encoded in one Diprion similis isolate iyDipSimi1 chromosome 13, iyDipSimi1.1, whole genome shotgun sequence genomic window:
- the LOC124414247 gene encoding protein transport protein Sec23A isoform X1 produces the protein MTTYEEFIQQNEDRDGVRFTWNVWPSSRIEATRLVVPLGTLYQPIKERPDLPPIQYDPVLCTRSTCRAILNPLCQVDYRAKLWVCNFCFQRNPFPPQYAAISEQHQPAELIPMFSTIEYTITRAQCLPPIFLLVVDTCLDEEELGALKDSLQMSLSLLPPNALIGLITFGKMVQVHELGCEGCSKSYVFRGTKDLQPKQVQDMLGIGRPVPGQNPNPQRVPGGQPLSPANRFLQPVQKCDMSLTDLLGELQKDPWPVGPGKRPLRSTGVALAVATGLLEASYANTGGRIMLFVGGLCSQGPGQVVTDDLRQPIRSHHDIHKDNAKYMKKATKHYDSLAARAAANGHIIDIYSCALDQTGLLEMRQCCNSTGGHMVMGDSFNSSLFKQTFQRVFAKDPKGDLKMAFNATLEVKTSREIKVSGAIGPCVSLNVKGPSVGEQEVGLGGTCQWKFCSLNPSTTTALFFEVVNQHAAPIPQGGRGCIQFITQYQHSSGQRRIRVTTIARNWADASTSLHHVSAGFDQEAAAVLMSRLAVFRAETDDGPDVLRWVDRMLIRLCQKFGEYAKDDPNSFRLAENFSLYPQFMYHLRRSQFLQVFNNSPDETSFYRHMLMREDLTNSLIMVQPILYSYGFGGPPEPVLLDTSSIQPDRILLMDTFFQILIFHGERIAQWRQLKYQDQPEYENFRQLLAAPVDDAAEILAGRFPAPRYIDTEQGGSQARFLLSKVNPSQTHNNMYAYGAGTPMPNGENGAPVLTDDVSLQVFMEHLKKLAVSSTA, from the exons ATGACGACGTatgaagaatttattcaacaaaacgAAGATCGGGACGGAGTAAGGTTCACGTGGAACGTATGGCCGTCGTCTCGAATCGAAGCTACACGTCTTGTGGTTCCATTGGGGACACTGTACCAGCCGATAAAAGAGCGCCCAGACCTTCCGCCTATTCAGTACGATCCAGTACTGTGCACAAGATCGACGTGCAGGGCGATTTTGAATCCACTTTGCCAGGTAGATTACCGTGCCAAGCTCTGGGTCTGCAACTTCTGCTTCCAGAGAAACCCCTTCCCTCCACAGTATGCAGCCATTTCGGAACAGCATCAGCCTGCTGAGTTGATACCGATGTTTTCTACCATCGAGTATACCATTACCAGAGCGCAGTGTCTGCCACCGATATTCTTGCTTGTTGTGGATACGTGTCTCGACGAAGAAGAACTGGGTGCTCTGAAGGATTCGCTGCAGATGTCACTTTCGCTCCTTCCACCTAATGCGCTGATCGGCTTGATCACCTTTGGAAAAATGGTTCAAGTTCACGAGCTGGGCTGCGAGGGGTGCAGTAAAAGTTATGTATTCCGGGGGACCAAGGATCTCCAACCGAAACAGGTCCAGGATATGTTGG GTATCGGAAGACCAGTCCCAGGGCAAAATCCAAATCCGCAAAGAGTACCTGGTGGTCAACCCCTTTCTCCAGCCAATAGATTTCTTCAGCCTGTCCAGAAATGCGATATGAGCTTGACGGATTTGCTAGGAGAGTTACAGAAAGATCCGTGGCCTGTAGGTCCTGGAAAGCGACCCCTAAGATCAACTGGCGTTGCTCTAGCTGTTGCAACCGGGCTGCTAGAAGCAAGTTACGCCAATACCGGTGGGAG GATCATGTTGTTCGTGGGCGGATTGTGCAGTCAAGGTCCAGGTCAAGTTGTCACCGACGATTTGCGTCAGCCGATTCGATCCCATCATGACATCCACAAAGACAATGCTAAGTACATGAAGAAAGCAACGAAGCACTACGACAGCTTAGCTGCACGTGCAGCTGCAAACGGTCACATAATCGATATATACTCTTGTGCTCTGGACCAGACCGGACTACTAGAAATGAGACAATGTTGTAATTCAACGGGAGGACACATGGTTATGGGAGATTCTTTCAATTCTTCACTCTTCAAACAAACGTTCCAACGTGTTTTTGCCAAGGATCCAAAAGGAGATTTGAAAATGGCATTTAATGCAACACTGGAGGTAAAAACGTCAAGAGAAATCAAAGTATCCGGAGCAATTGGTCCGTGTGTATCGCTCAATGTCAAAGGTCCTAGCGTCGGTGAACAAGAAGTTGGTTTAGGTGGTACTTGCCAGTGGAAGTTTTGTTCACTCAACCCTTCCACTACGACAGCTTTATTCTTTGAAGTTGTTAATCAACACGCCGCACCCATACCCCAGGGCGGAAGAGGGTGCATCCAGTTCATCACGCAGTATCAACACAGTAGTGGACAAAGGAGAATCAGGGTCACTACTATTGCCAGAAA CTGGGCGGACGCGTCTACATCATTGCATCACGTCAGTGCAGGCTTTGATCAAGAGGCTGCGGCAGTTCTCATGTCTCGGCTTGCTGTGTTTAGAGCTGAGACAGACGATGGACCGGATGTTCTTAGATGGGTGGATAGGATGCTCATTAGACTC TGTCAAAAGTTTGGAGAGTATGCGAAGGATGATCCAAACAGTTTTAGATTGGCAGAGAACTTTTCGCTGTACCCGCAATTCATGTATCATCTCAGAAGATCTCAGtttcttcaagtttttaaCAACTCCCCGGATGAGACCAGTTTCTATAG GCACATGCTTATGAGAGAAGACCTGACAAATTCTCTCATCATGGTACAGCCAATCTTGTACAGCTACGGGTTTGGAGGTCCCCCAGAACCTGTCCTATTAGACACATCGTCGATCCAACCGGACAGAATCCTGCTCATGGACACTTTCTTCCAGATCCTTATTTTCCATGGAGAG AGGATAGCTCAGTGGCGTCAACTGAAATACCAAGATCAACCGGAATATGAAAACTTTCGTCAGCTACTGGCAGCCCCTGTAGACGACGCAGCAGAAATTCTGGCTGGGAGATTCCCAGCTCCTCGGTATATCGATACTGAACAAGGAGGTTCCCAAGCAAGGTTTCTTCTCAGTAAAGTCAATCCGAGCCAAACTCACAATAATATGTATGCCTATGGAGCG GGGACGCCGATGCCCAATGGG GAAAATGGAGCACCTGTGTTAACAGACGACGTCAGTCTTCAAGTATTTATGGAGCACTTGAAAAAGTTGGCCGTATCCTCCACAGCGTAG
- the LOC124414247 gene encoding protein transport protein Sec23A isoform X2: MTTYEEFIQQNEDRDGVRFTWNVWPSSRIEATRLVVPLGTLYQPIKERPDLPPIQYDPVLCTRSTCRAILNPLCQVDYRAKLWVCNFCFQRNPFPPQYAAISEQHQPAELIPMFSTIEYTITRAQCLPPIFLLVVDTCLDEEELGALKDSLQMSLSLLPPNALIGLITFGKMVQVHELGCEGCSKSYVFRGTKDLQPKQVQDMLGIGRPVPGQNPNPQRVPGGQPLSPANRFLQPVQKCDMSLTDLLGELQKDPWPVGPGKRPLRSTGVALAVATGLLEASYANTGGRIMLFVGGLCSQGPGQVVTDDLRQPIRSHHDIHKDNAKYMKKATKHYDSLAARAAANGHIIDIYSCALDQTGLLEMRQCCNSTGGHMVMGDSFNSSLFKQTFQRVFAKDPKGDLKMAFNATLEVKTSREIKVSGAIGPCVSLNVKGPSVGEQEVGLGGTCQWKFCSLNPSTTTALFFEVVNQHAAPIPQGGRGCIQFITQYQHSSGQRRIRVTTIARNWADASTSLHHVSAGFDQEAAAVLMSRLAVFRAETDDGPDVLRWVDRMLIRLCQKFGEYAKDDPNSFRLAENFSLYPQFMYHLRRSQFLQVFNNSPDETSFYRHMLMREDLTNSLIMVQPILYSYGFGGPPEPVLLDTSSIQPDRILLMDTFFQILIFHGERIAQWRQLKYQDQPEYENFRQLLAAPVDDAAEILAGRFPAPRYIDTEQGGSQARFLLSKVNPSQTHNNMYAYGAENGAPVLTDDVSLQVFMEHLKKLAVSSTA; encoded by the exons ATGACGACGTatgaagaatttattcaacaaaacgAAGATCGGGACGGAGTAAGGTTCACGTGGAACGTATGGCCGTCGTCTCGAATCGAAGCTACACGTCTTGTGGTTCCATTGGGGACACTGTACCAGCCGATAAAAGAGCGCCCAGACCTTCCGCCTATTCAGTACGATCCAGTACTGTGCACAAGATCGACGTGCAGGGCGATTTTGAATCCACTTTGCCAGGTAGATTACCGTGCCAAGCTCTGGGTCTGCAACTTCTGCTTCCAGAGAAACCCCTTCCCTCCACAGTATGCAGCCATTTCGGAACAGCATCAGCCTGCTGAGTTGATACCGATGTTTTCTACCATCGAGTATACCATTACCAGAGCGCAGTGTCTGCCACCGATATTCTTGCTTGTTGTGGATACGTGTCTCGACGAAGAAGAACTGGGTGCTCTGAAGGATTCGCTGCAGATGTCACTTTCGCTCCTTCCACCTAATGCGCTGATCGGCTTGATCACCTTTGGAAAAATGGTTCAAGTTCACGAGCTGGGCTGCGAGGGGTGCAGTAAAAGTTATGTATTCCGGGGGACCAAGGATCTCCAACCGAAACAGGTCCAGGATATGTTGG GTATCGGAAGACCAGTCCCAGGGCAAAATCCAAATCCGCAAAGAGTACCTGGTGGTCAACCCCTTTCTCCAGCCAATAGATTTCTTCAGCCTGTCCAGAAATGCGATATGAGCTTGACGGATTTGCTAGGAGAGTTACAGAAAGATCCGTGGCCTGTAGGTCCTGGAAAGCGACCCCTAAGATCAACTGGCGTTGCTCTAGCTGTTGCAACCGGGCTGCTAGAAGCAAGTTACGCCAATACCGGTGGGAG GATCATGTTGTTCGTGGGCGGATTGTGCAGTCAAGGTCCAGGTCAAGTTGTCACCGACGATTTGCGTCAGCCGATTCGATCCCATCATGACATCCACAAAGACAATGCTAAGTACATGAAGAAAGCAACGAAGCACTACGACAGCTTAGCTGCACGTGCAGCTGCAAACGGTCACATAATCGATATATACTCTTGTGCTCTGGACCAGACCGGACTACTAGAAATGAGACAATGTTGTAATTCAACGGGAGGACACATGGTTATGGGAGATTCTTTCAATTCTTCACTCTTCAAACAAACGTTCCAACGTGTTTTTGCCAAGGATCCAAAAGGAGATTTGAAAATGGCATTTAATGCAACACTGGAGGTAAAAACGTCAAGAGAAATCAAAGTATCCGGAGCAATTGGTCCGTGTGTATCGCTCAATGTCAAAGGTCCTAGCGTCGGTGAACAAGAAGTTGGTTTAGGTGGTACTTGCCAGTGGAAGTTTTGTTCACTCAACCCTTCCACTACGACAGCTTTATTCTTTGAAGTTGTTAATCAACACGCCGCACCCATACCCCAGGGCGGAAGAGGGTGCATCCAGTTCATCACGCAGTATCAACACAGTAGTGGACAAAGGAGAATCAGGGTCACTACTATTGCCAGAAA CTGGGCGGACGCGTCTACATCATTGCATCACGTCAGTGCAGGCTTTGATCAAGAGGCTGCGGCAGTTCTCATGTCTCGGCTTGCTGTGTTTAGAGCTGAGACAGACGATGGACCGGATGTTCTTAGATGGGTGGATAGGATGCTCATTAGACTC TGTCAAAAGTTTGGAGAGTATGCGAAGGATGATCCAAACAGTTTTAGATTGGCAGAGAACTTTTCGCTGTACCCGCAATTCATGTATCATCTCAGAAGATCTCAGtttcttcaagtttttaaCAACTCCCCGGATGAGACCAGTTTCTATAG GCACATGCTTATGAGAGAAGACCTGACAAATTCTCTCATCATGGTACAGCCAATCTTGTACAGCTACGGGTTTGGAGGTCCCCCAGAACCTGTCCTATTAGACACATCGTCGATCCAACCGGACAGAATCCTGCTCATGGACACTTTCTTCCAGATCCTTATTTTCCATGGAGAG AGGATAGCTCAGTGGCGTCAACTGAAATACCAAGATCAACCGGAATATGAAAACTTTCGTCAGCTACTGGCAGCCCCTGTAGACGACGCAGCAGAAATTCTGGCTGGGAGATTCCCAGCTCCTCGGTATATCGATACTGAACAAGGAGGTTCCCAAGCAAGGTTTCTTCTCAGTAAAGTCAATCCGAGCCAAACTCACAATAATATGTATGCCTATGGAGCG GAAAATGGAGCACCTGTGTTAACAGACGACGTCAGTCTTCAAGTATTTATGGAGCACTTGAAAAAGTTGGCCGTATCCTCCACAGCGTAG
- the LOC124414250 gene encoding calcineurin B homologous protein 1, with protein sequence MGNRSSLLLREEEIAQIQDATGFTPNQIERLYSRFTSLDRGDCGTLSREDFLRIPELAINPLGDRIVNAFFEEGGSDRVNFLQFMQVLAHFRPIKKNSPNRLNSRQEKLKFAFRMYDLDNDDLISKEELLAILHMMVGANISEEQLTSIAERTIVEADENGDGMISFEEFVKALERTDVEQKMSIRFLS encoded by the exons ATGGGGAATCGATCCAGCCTACTTTTGCGTGAGGAGGAAATCGCACAAATTCAGGATGCAACTGGAT TTACACCAAATCAAATAGAACGACTGTACAGCAGATTCACAAGCTTGGATCGCGGGGACTGTGGGACCTTGAGTCGTGAGGACTTCCTCAGAATCCCTGAATTGGCCATTAATCCACTTGGTGACAGAATTGTGAACGCATTCTTCGAGGAGGGCGGCAGTGACAGAGTCAACTTTCTCCAATTCATGCAAGTCTTGGCCCATTTTAGGCCTATTAAAAAGAACAGTCCAAACCGTCTCAACTCTCgacaagaaaaattgaaat TTGCCTTCAGAATGTACGATTTGGATAACGATGATTTAATTTCAAAGGAAGAATTACTGGCAATCTTGCATATGATGGTGGGCGCTAATATAAG CGAGGAACAGCTGACTAGCATCGCAGAGCGGACTATAGTTGAGGCTGATGAAAACGGTGATGGAATGATTTCGTTTGAGGAATTTGTAAAAGCATTGGAAAGGACGGatgttgaacaaaaaatgtcTATCAGATTTCTTAGCTAA